One window of Catonella massiliensis genomic DNA carries:
- a CDS encoding YifB family Mg chelatase-like AAA ATPase — MFSSVKSVALSGINGIITSVEADIRNGLPSFNMVGFLSTQVRESGERVRAAVLNSGFYLEPKRILVNLSPADIKKDGTSFDLAVAVAILAAQLSLDNDYLLETAFVGELSLSGEIKTVTGVLPMVSAAKEAGIRRFVLPVANYREAKLVDGIEIIGVASLLEAIEAVQKRVEKGRTIDIEPAISDDKKLPDFSEVHGQEGIKRAVEIAVSGMHNILMIGQAGSGKSMLASRIPSIMPPMSVDESLEVTKIYSISGLLEEGRGLIETRPFRSPHNSISLPALVGGGSKVRAGEISLAHNGVLFLDELPEFNRQTIEVLRQPLEEKKITIGRISGTATYPADFLLAAAMNPCKCGFYPDRKFCRCNEVQIKNYLSRVSRPLIDRFDIVAEVKRISFDSIFNKEEKSGENSDEIRKRVLAARDIQEERFKHESIHFNSQMDSKMTDEFCKIDQKTKALLEEAYKNINLSLRGYYRVLKVARTIADMRQKAEVGEFEVAEAIHYREMIERFWG; from the coding sequence ATGTTTTCTAGTGTAAAAAGTGTTGCCTTATCCGGTATCAACGGTATTATTACTAGCGTAGAGGCAGATATAAGGAATGGACTTCCATCCTTTAATATGGTTGGTTTTCTGTCTACGCAGGTAAGAGAATCGGGAGAAAGGGTTAGGGCGGCTGTTCTTAATTCGGGCTTTTATTTGGAGCCTAAGAGAATTCTTGTAAATTTATCCCCTGCAGACATTAAAAAAGACGGGACTTCGTTCGACCTTGCGGTGGCAGTGGCCATACTCGCAGCCCAGCTAAGCCTTGACAATGACTACCTCTTAGAGACGGCCTTTGTAGGTGAACTTAGCCTAAGCGGAGAAATAAAGACCGTTACAGGTGTGCTCCCTATGGTTAGTGCTGCCAAAGAGGCAGGCATTAGGAGGTTTGTTCTTCCTGTGGCAAACTATAGGGAGGCAAAGCTGGTTGACGGAATTGAAATCATAGGTGTAGCCTCATTACTTGAAGCTATTGAGGCTGTGCAAAAGAGAGTAGAAAAGGGTAGAACCATCGATATAGAACCAGCCATAAGCGATGATAAGAAGCTGCCCGATTTTTCTGAGGTACATGGACAAGAGGGTATTAAGCGGGCAGTAGAAATAGCTGTGAGTGGGATGCACAACATACTTATGATAGGTCAGGCAGGCTCGGGGAAAAGTATGCTTGCAAGCCGTATTCCATCTATTATGCCTCCTATGTCTGTGGATGAAAGCCTTGAAGTGACCAAGATATACAGTATATCAGGTCTTTTAGAGGAAGGGCGGGGGCTTATAGAAACCAGGCCTTTTAGGTCTCCTCATAATTCTATATCACTTCCTGCCTTAGTTGGAGGAGGAAGCAAAGTAAGGGCAGGAGAGATTAGTCTTGCACATAATGGAGTCCTTTTTTTAGATGAGTTACCTGAATTTAACCGCCAGACCATAGAGGTGCTGAGGCAGCCCCTTGAGGAGAAGAAGATAACCATAGGCAGGATAAGTGGAACAGCCACATATCCCGCTGATTTTCTGCTTGCGGCCGCAATGAATCCTTGCAAATGCGGCTTCTATCCTGACAGGAAATTCTGCCGTTGCAATGAGGTTCAGATAAAGAACTATCTGTCAAGGGTGAGCAGACCGCTGATTGACAGATTTGACATAGTTGCTGAAGTAAAAAGAATAAGCTTTGACAGCATCTTTAATAAAGAAGAAAAGTCTGGTGAGAACTCAGATGAGATAAGGAAAAGAGTGCTTGCTGCAAGGGATATACAGGAGGAGAGATTTAAGCACGAATCAATACATTTTAACTCTCAGATGGATTCTAAGATGACTGATGAATTCTGTAAGATTGACCAAAAGACCAAAGCCCTCCTTGAAGAAGCATATAAAAACATCAATCTAAGCCTTAGAGGATATTACAGGGTACTTAAGGTGGCAAGAACCATAGCGGATATGAGGCAAAAGGCTGAGGTGGGTGAGTTTGAAGTGGCTGAAGCTATCCACTATCGTGAAATGATTGAGAGGTTTTGGGGATGA
- the dprA gene encoding DNA-processing protein DprA, which translates to MREELLMFWLSLEGHIAKIKLDILEANFGSLAEAHSAISKGKYGQIKGIGEKQLEKLRFLSNMSEIEDKYANMVEKGIKYTHYFNKDYPDKLRNICSAPIGLFYKGNLPKNEEKIISVVGSRDATEKGLYYAGKLSEELSNYGVSVVSGMALGIDSSAHKGALKGEKGKTYAILGCGVDICYPANNIELYLSIIEKGGIISEFPIGTAPVRANFPQRNRIISGLSDGVFVVEAREKSGSLITADMGLEQGKNIYALPGRSEEPLSRGTNKLIQYGAKLVSDVNDILEDFDFPILNAKQECLQNLTLESNEKIVYSTLCLIPKHISEILSETGLDEGELFTILLRLEFKGYVRRTSFEYFVALPSYI; encoded by the coding sequence ATGAGAGAAGAATTGCTTATGTTTTGGCTCTCCTTGGAGGGGCATATAGCCAAGATAAAACTTGACATACTTGAAGCAAATTTTGGGAGCTTAGCTGAGGCTCACTCTGCCATAAGCAAAGGGAAATACGGGCAAATAAAAGGGATTGGAGAAAAACAGCTTGAAAAGCTCAGGTTTCTCTCTAATATGTCCGAAATAGAAGATAAGTATGCAAACATGGTAGAAAAGGGAATAAAGTATACTCATTATTTTAATAAAGACTATCCTGATAAGCTTAGGAATATATGCTCTGCTCCCATAGGATTATTTTATAAGGGTAACTTACCAAAAAATGAAGAAAAAATAATAAGCGTGGTTGGCTCAAGGGATGCTACTGAGAAAGGCTTATATTATGCAGGAAAGTTATCTGAAGAGCTTTCAAACTATGGAGTAAGCGTGGTGAGCGGTATGGCTTTGGGGATTGACTCCTCTGCACATAAAGGTGCGCTAAAAGGGGAAAAAGGCAAGACCTATGCAATCCTCGGCTGTGGCGTAGATATCTGCTATCCTGCAAACAACATAGAGCTGTATCTGTCCATTATTGAAAAAGGAGGAATAATCTCCGAATTTCCTATAGGGACTGCGCCTGTGAGGGCGAATTTTCCACAAAGAAACCGCATAATAAGCGGACTATCCGATGGAGTCTTTGTGGTAGAAGCCAGAGAGAAAAGCGGAAGCTTAATAACTGCAGACATGGGGCTTGAGCAGGGTAAAAATATATATGCCCTGCCCGGAAGAAGTGAGGAGCCTCTAAGCCGTGGTACCAACAAGCTTATTCAGTATGGAGCCAAGCTTGTAAGCGATGTAAATGATATACTCGAGGACTTTGATTTCCCCATTTTAAATGCAAAACAGGAATGCCTTCAAAATTTAACACTTGAAAGCAACGAAAAAATAGTGTATTCTACCCTCTGTTTGATACCCAAGCATATTTCTGAAATTTTATCTGAAACGGGACTTGATGAAGGAGAGCTTTTTACTATACTACTCAGACTGGAATTTAAGGGATATGTGAGGCGGACAAGCTTTGAGTACTTTGTAGCTCTTCCGTCTTATATATGA
- the topA gene encoding type I DNA topoisomerase translates to MSKYLVIVESPAKAKTIKKYLGTNYEVIASMGHVRDLPKSQMGIDVEHDYEPKYITIRGKGDLLQTLRKAVKKSDKVYLATDPDREGEAISWHLVNALKLEEGKYKRITFNEITKTAVKNAIKSPRDIDMDLVDAQQARRVLDRMVGYSISPLLWKKVKRGLSAGRVQSAALKLIYDREEKINDFIPEEYWTLDAYLLAKGVKKPVVAKFYGDETGKLAINSKVQMDKIMKELKKASYKITEIKNSERMRKAPLPFTTSTLQQEASKSLNFSTQKTMRIAQQLYEGVEIKGQGLVGLISYLRTDSTRISEEADKAAREYIDKAYGSKYLADTQESRNKGKKIQDAHEAIRPAHTDLSPVIVKESLSRDQFRLYSLIWKRFIASRMKPAVYDMKSVKIAAGKYIFTASASKLKFDGFMSVYVEADFEKEEDSISASIDEKTELKFDKFDAIQHFTQPPAHFTEASLVKTLEELGIGRPSTYAPTITTILARRYVVKENKAIYITEIGTIVNRIMVAAFPEIVDTNFTATMEGLLDKVEAGDIKWKEIVRNFYPDLEQEVKREEENLEKIEIQDEVTDEICPNCGRNLVIKYGPHGKFLACPGFPECRFTKPYLEKIGVACPICGSEVVIRKTKKGRPFYSCEKSPDCEFISWQKPSEVKCPMCGSYTVEKGGKLVCANKECQKVVGEIPKRG, encoded by the coding sequence ATGTCTAAGTATTTGGTAATAGTTGAATCACCGGCAAAAGCAAAGACGATTAAAAAATACCTTGGTACCAATTATGAAGTTATTGCTTCCATGGGACATGTAAGGGATTTACCTAAGAGTCAGATGGGAATCGATGTTGAACATGATTATGAACCAAAGTATATAACCATAAGGGGTAAGGGGGACTTGCTTCAGACCCTAAGGAAGGCTGTAAAAAAGTCTGACAAAGTTTATCTTGCAACTGACCCGGACCGTGAAGGTGAGGCTATTTCCTGGCATCTTGTCAATGCTCTTAAGCTTGAAGAAGGAAAATATAAAAGAATTACTTTTAATGAAATCACAAAGACAGCAGTGAAAAATGCTATAAAGTCTCCAAGGGATATAGATATGGACCTTGTGGATGCACAGCAGGCAAGGCGTGTGCTTGATAGAATGGTGGGCTACAGCATAAGCCCCCTTCTTTGGAAGAAGGTAAAGAGAGGACTTTCAGCAGGAAGAGTACAGTCTGCTGCACTTAAGCTTATATATGACAGGGAAGAAAAGATAAATGACTTTATCCCTGAGGAATACTGGACTTTAGACGCTTACCTTTTAGCTAAGGGAGTTAAGAAGCCTGTAGTTGCCAAGTTCTACGGAGATGAGACAGGTAAGCTGGCTATTAATTCCAAGGTCCAGATGGACAAGATAATGAAGGAGCTTAAGAAGGCTTCTTACAAGATTACTGAGATTAAGAACTCAGAGAGAATGAGAAAGGCACCTCTTCCTTTTACAACCAGTACTCTTCAGCAGGAGGCGTCAAAGAGCCTTAACTTCTCTACACAGAAGACCATGCGTATAGCACAGCAGCTCTATGAAGGTGTTGAGATTAAAGGACAGGGGCTTGTGGGACTTATCTCCTATCTGCGTACCGACTCTACCAGAATATCGGAGGAAGCTGACAAGGCTGCCAGAGAATATATAGATAAGGCTTATGGAAGTAAGTACCTTGCAGACACGCAGGAGTCAAGGAATAAAGGCAAGAAGATTCAGGATGCACACGAGGCTATACGACCTGCACATACTGATCTTTCGCCTGTTATTGTAAAGGAGTCTCTTTCAAGAGACCAGTTTAGGCTGTATTCCCTGATTTGGAAGCGTTTCATAGCAAGCAGAATGAAGCCTGCGGTATATGACATGAAGAGTGTAAAGATAGCCGCAGGCAAGTATATATTTACGGCTTCGGCATCTAAGCTTAAGTTTGACGGCTTTATGTCGGTATATGTAGAAGCTGACTTTGAGAAGGAAGAGGACAGCATATCTGCAAGCATAGATGAAAAGACTGAGCTTAAATTTGATAAATTTGATGCTATTCAGCATTTTACTCAGCCTCCGGCACACTTTACCGAGGCTTCGCTTGTAAAGACCTTGGAAGAGCTTGGCATAGGAAGACCTAGTACCTATGCACCGACAATTACCACAATTCTTGCAAGAAGGTACGTGGTTAAGGAAAACAAGGCAATTTACATTACTGAAATCGGCACTATAGTAAATAGAATAATGGTAGCAGCATTTCCGGAGATAGTAGATACCAACTTTACTGCAACTATGGAAGGACTTCTTGATAAGGTTGAGGCGGGAGATATCAAGTGGAAGGAGATAGTACGTAACTTCTATCCGGATTTGGAGCAGGAGGTCAAAAGGGAAGAAGAAAACCTTGAAAAAATCGAGATTCAGGATGAGGTTACGGATGAAATCTGCCCTAACTGCGGAAGAAACCTGGTTATAAAATATGGCCCTCACGGTAAGTTTCTTGCCTGCCCGGGATTCCCTGAGTGCAGATTTACCAAGCCTTATCTTGAGAAGATTGGCGTAGCCTGCCCTATATGTGGCTCAGAGGTTGTTATAAGAAAGACAAAGAAGGGCAGACCTTTCTACTCATGCGAGAAGAGTCCTGACTGTGAATTTATCAGCTGGCAGAAGCCTTCCGAGGTAAAGTGTCCTATGTGTGGTTCATATACTGTGGAAAAAGGCGGGAAACTGGTATGTGCCAATAAAGAGTGTCAGAAAGTTGTGGGAGAGA